One Rhizobiales bacterium GAS188 DNA window includes the following coding sequences:
- a CDS encoding transcriptional regulator, GntR family: protein MSSVRFRSGAAAMVTLPERRSRSAHDTVLRGLGSAIVSGELPVGAMLPSKDELSRQFGVSHTSLREALQTLSAKGLIAAKTKIGTWVQDESHWNMFDADILAWRLAKGADHGFVANLFEIRQAFEPAAAAIAALRRSDSHVAELRRHLEAMGEASSDKQGFTDADVAFHLCVLDASANPFMRSIGALIATALAASFALSAPTDNAERATTAYRQHAAIVDAIEAQCPQAAADAMLQAIRQGWTIYSGLADRPLANLSVRSVRE, encoded by the coding sequence GTGAGTTCCGTGAGGTTCCGTTCGGGGGCCGCAGCGATGGTGACCCTGCCGGAGCGTCGCTCGCGTAGCGCCCATGACACGGTGCTGCGCGGCCTCGGCAGCGCCATCGTCTCAGGCGAATTGCCGGTTGGCGCCATGCTGCCGAGCAAGGACGAGCTGTCGCGCCAATTCGGCGTCTCGCATACTTCGCTGCGCGAGGCGTTGCAGACCTTGTCGGCCAAGGGGCTGATCGCCGCCAAAACCAAGATCGGCACCTGGGTCCAGGACGAGTCGCATTGGAACATGTTCGATGCCGACATCCTGGCCTGGCGCCTGGCCAAGGGGGCCGATCACGGCTTCGTCGCGAACCTGTTCGAGATCCGGCAGGCCTTCGAGCCTGCAGCTGCCGCGATCGCTGCGCTGCGACGCAGCGACAGCCATGTCGCCGAGCTCCGCCGGCATCTCGAGGCCATGGGCGAGGCCTCGAGTGACAAGCAGGGCTTCACCGATGCCGACGTCGCTTTCCATCTTTGCGTGCTCGACGCTTCCGCCAATCCCTTCATGCGCTCGATCGGTGCCCTGATCGCGACGGCGCTCGCCGCTTCTTTCGCCTTGAGCGCGCCGACCGACAATGCCGAGCGTGCCACCACTGCCTATCGGCAGCACGCCGCGATCGTCGACGCCATAGAGGCGCAGTGCCCACAAGCGGCAGCCGACGCCATGCTGCAGGCGATCCGCCAGGGATGGACGATCTATTCCGGTCTCGCCGACCGGCCGCTCGCCAACCTGTCGGTGCGCAGCGTCCGCGAATAG
- a CDS encoding monosaccharide ABC transporter substrate-binding protein, CUT2 family, which produces MRQILFATVAATVLLGTLGPAEAAGKKTLAFVVNGASDFWKAAEAGVKKAQGELPNYELVFKYPEQSSAAIQTRLMDDLVSAGVTGIMVSAVDPKTMTDALNRVASQAAVFTTDSDAPASKRIAYIGSSNVAAGKQAGELMLKALPNGAKCMGFVGLPGADNARERIEGVKDTIKGSKIELVDVRGDDIDQTRAKRNVEDTLTAHPEINCMVGFYSYNTPRIYEALKEAGKLGQTTIIGFDEDPITLGGVKEGTIVGTVVQQPYEWGYQGMKDMAKYLEGDKSFVPADKLIIVPTKIIDKTSVDAFWAELKERQGRK; this is translated from the coding sequence ATGCGGCAAATTCTCTTCGCAACAGTTGCGGCAACCGTTCTTCTCGGCACTCTGGGCCCTGCCGAAGCAGCCGGCAAGAAAACACTCGCCTTCGTGGTGAACGGCGCCTCCGATTTCTGGAAGGCCGCCGAGGCCGGGGTGAAGAAAGCTCAGGGCGAATTGCCGAATTACGAGCTCGTCTTCAAATACCCCGAGCAATCCTCCGCGGCGATCCAGACGCGCCTCATGGACGACCTCGTCTCGGCCGGCGTCACCGGCATCATGGTGAGCGCGGTCGATCCCAAGACCATGACCGACGCCCTCAACCGCGTCGCCTCGCAGGCGGCCGTGTTCACCACCGATAGCGACGCACCGGCCAGCAAGCGTATCGCCTATATCGGCTCGAGCAATGTGGCGGCCGGCAAGCAGGCCGGAGAGCTGATGCTCAAGGCCCTGCCGAACGGCGCCAAATGCATGGGCTTCGTCGGGCTTCCAGGGGCCGACAATGCGCGCGAGCGCATCGAAGGCGTCAAGGACACCATCAAGGGATCGAAGATCGAGCTCGTCGATGTGCGCGGCGACGACATCGACCAGACCCGCGCCAAGCGCAATGTCGAGGACACGCTGACCGCCCATCCCGAGATCAACTGCATGGTGGGCTTCTACTCCTACAATACGCCGCGCATCTACGAGGCGCTCAAGGAGGCCGGCAAGCTTGGGCAGACGACCATCATCGGCTTCGACGAGGATCCGATCACGCTGGGCGGCGTCAAGGAGGGTACGATCGTCGGCACCGTGGTGCAGCAGCCCTATGAATGGGGCTATCAGGGCATGAAGGACATGGCCAAATATCTCGAAGGCGACAAATCCTTCGTCCCGGCCGACAAGCTCATCATCGTGCCGACCAAAATCATCGACAAGACGAGCGTCGACGCCTTCTGGGCCGAGCTCAAGGAGCGTCAAGGCCGCAAATAA